One Xiphophorus maculatus strain JP 163 A chromosome 15, X_maculatus-5.0-male, whole genome shotgun sequence genomic window, acacCTAAAAAGATCgactgtttgcttttatttctgatgagcacctccacctccacctccacctccacctccacctccaccctcTCTACCTGCGTAGTGAGCCGCAGGTCCAGTTCAGGTTTGGCTTCGCAGCAGATTTACATGTATTGCGTAATTCGGGCTTCTCTGAATCAGTGAGTGATCAACAGACTCCACTgactttaaagacttttttttaaaaaagctgcgAAGTGACACGGTCACGTGCAAAAGCCTCCGCTCGGACTTGGAGTGGGACACCTGGAGGGGAAACGTCTTACCTCTGCTGCTGAGTGAGACGGTGAAAGGAATCCCTCACTGGTGGACAAATTCGCTTCAACGCGTCTTCCGAGCGTCCAAGTTGCTCCGTAgattctctctgtctctctctctgtgtgtttgtgtttagaaAGCCCGATTCTCTGTTCTTTGATAAACGCACACAATTCGCAATTTCCTTCGTGACCACACAGGCTTCACCTTCCTCTTTCTGGCCGGTGGCCATGTTCCGTTCCTGCAGCTTTCCCTTTTCTCCGCGGCTCCGTGTTGGCTGATGGGATCCACTTCCTCTCCGCTCCCGGAGCCTCCTCCGCAGGCAGGCACTCCGACACACCCGGGAGCAGAACCAGGATGAGTCCGCAGGCAGTTAGAACAGATAGCACACAACGGGTTAACATATCAGGGGCCAGCAGCAGGAAAACTAATAATAACTTGGCCCTTCACCGGTTGTTTGCGCAAAGTTTGTTTCTCTAGGATTGCGTGTGTGCAAAATTCAATGACTGGAGACTATTCCTAAATAGGCAATATCAAACATTTCTTCTAACtctctattattattattattattattattattatttgaaggAAAACTAGTATTcatttgtcagaataaaagTACCTAAGTTATGCTCAATATTTACAGCTTAATGAAATatgctttaaatattaaacgTGCATTTTCCTAAGGCCACAttcctaaatacattttttttaagggtggaaaaaaagaaacaggtttgatgtaatattctaatcttaaatgtcgtttttttttaaaattagctgTAAGCAGGAAAACAGAAGTAAAGCTTCGGTCTGTGTTTGACTCTAATggagaaactgaaataaatgaacgtTTCGGTCATATTGTAGTTTGTTGAATGGGTCTATAAACAAAGACTAGCAATTGTTATTTGAATCAAGATTTAAATACtttgtacaataaaatacaaaatgatgtTTCAGGCAAGTTCATTGtcaaacaatgtttgttttagcttatttttgttCGTCTTGTACGAGTGCAaattgttaataataataataataataataataataataagaagaagaagaagaagaatagaaaaaaaatattgtgtaatAATAAGGTTATTATAAGCTGAACCTATACAGTAGCAGATAAGTCCgttattttccctttatttCTTGTTCAGTAACAGACGTGGTCATGTTGATGAAAACAGAATTGCTGTGAAGGGTTTTGCAAACTGTCCATGTCGTCACCACTGATTGCTGAAACGCTGCATGATTACACAGGATGTCTTGCCGTTCACCGTGATTCCTGTTCCTCTGCATCCGTTTTTtcatctcatgtaaaaataaaaagataaaaccaaACGCAGAAAAACGAGACACGGTTCGTCTCCTGCAGATGTTTAGAGTTTGAGTTGTTGTAAAAGTCGGAACCTTTATCTGGAGTCAGGACTGATTCGATGAGCTCTTTGAATCACTCCTGTTTTCAGATACAAATATTGTAtctgaaaacaatatttgtattttctcttcCCCGTCACCTTTTCTCAGGTTGTAAATGTGTCCTTACTGTTActcttatatatattttttttacctttgtatGAAAATGCATGTTCCTACTTACCTTTAAGTTGCTATGGTGACACCTGAATTCCCCTCAATCTGAGACAACGAAGGTCACTGCTGTTCTAACACGATATGATCCATCTGATGGTCTAATTCGTTCAGAACTGTGCAATCATGTGGTCACTTCCAATAATTACACTGATCATTTTGAtaatgaacaataaataaacatctgtGATCGACAAAACAAGCGACCcgctaaaaaaatatatacattttaaaatatttgttttaatttcatagagtatttattgatttgattttgactgAGAGCCACCAGATTCACTGCATCTGAGCAGATATGGGCTGAGCAACAGGTCCGTTGCAAATCAATGTATTTCCACCAGATGGCGCACCAGTCTACCACTGGAGACGAGTTAACAGTTAGGACtcgttaaaaaaaatcaacaagtcATTCTAATCATTTACTTGttcatattacattttaataccaaagtttttttttttttttttttttaaactcaacagTTCTTTTGTCGCTTCATTCCATGTCGGAGGCTGCGTGTGAGTTGGGCAGTAAATACAAACACGGACTGATGTTTTTTGTAAACCGTTTGCTGCTTCATTTAGTTTTCTGCCTGAGCTGCATCCTGCCAGGCTTCTTCCTCAAagtgagagattttttttttttgttttttttttgagtctgtactTCTTGGAGGCTCGGCTCCTACATTCATTCGCGCCTCTCGTCCAAAAGCGTCTCTCTCCTTACACCACTTTGTCCCTGCCGCTGTCGCTCGGCCTCTCCGGGCCGCGCGTGTCCTCCTCGGTCTCTCCGTTCGCGCTCGCGGCgccctcctccttcctccctctGCGCAGGAGCAGCACGTGCGCCGCGAAAACGGCCAGCACGACGACGAAGACCGTGCTCACTATGATCCCCACGAGACCCCCGGCCGTCACCGCGGAGGGCCGCTCGGTCGGGTCTGTGGGTGACGTGGGGATGGAGCTGAAGATGGAGCTGTCCACGTCTGTGGTCTCTTCGTCCCCGTCGCTGACTTCTCTGCACCGGTATTCACTCACTAACTTGAAACCGGGGTAGCAGGAGCACACGTACCCGCCGTACGTGTTTCGGCACTTCTGTTCGCAGTAATGAGATTCGCACTCGTCAATGTCTATGCAGAAGACAGAGCCCCCCCTTTCACTTGACACGTAGCCGTCCGGGCAGAAGCACAGGAGGTTGTAGTTGGGGTCGCACTCCGCGGGGCACTCCGGCTTCCCGCAGTGCCGCCTGCATTTGTGCGGATCCTTCTCGTCCACCCGGTACCCCTTGAAGCATGAGCACACGTAGCTTCCGGGCGTGTTGGCGCACTCGTGCTCGCACGGCGCGAGCTTGCACTCGTCCGTGTCCACGCACGCGCCGCCGACCAACCTGTAGCCGCTCTCGCAGCCGCACTGATGCCGGCCACCGGCCTCGTAGCAGGTCTGCTGGCAGCGCAGCGCCGCGCAGGGGTCGTCCGGGCCCTCCGCCTGGCACGAGACTCCGTTGGCCGGGCTCACGCTCTCGCCCGGCGGGCAGTAGCAGACGGGGCTGCTGCTGGGGTCCACTATGCACTTGTATTCACACCCGCCTTCGTTTATCTCGCAGCTCCATGGAGCCTGCAGCCACTTGGTGGAGGTGCCGCAGATGTATTTGGTCTTGGACGGGAAAAGGGTGGCGATGCTTCCACGCGGCAGCGTGGCGGACCGAACATCCTCCACCTCGAACCCGTAGGGAGTCCGGTAGAGCACAGACTGCTGCGCTGTGTGCGGCAGGTTAGTGCAGGGGTCGGTGAAGACGGTCTCGCAGAGGAAGCCCGCCGCGGGCCGGTCGCACGGGGTCTGGCTCCATTTAAAGTTCTCCTCTCCGTTCACGGACACGCAGCGGGCTGCCGAGCAGCTGTCGTCGGGGTCCGGCTGCCAGTTGACGAAGTCGCTCTCGGCGTCCTTGGTTACCCACTGGAAGCCTCGGAGCTCCTCCGACGGGTCCGGACAGCCGCTCAGGCGGTGCAAGCCGATCCAGAAGCTTCCGGTCAGGTTTCCCAGCAGGACGGAGAGCACGTCGCTGGACACAGAGGTCCGCACCGTCATCAGGTGGCTGTTCTGGTCTCTGCAGAGTCGCTGCGCTGAGCTGAACGTGCCGGGGTCCCGGAACAGGGTGAAGCACGAGTTCCCGATGCAGTAGCCGCTGTTCCGCTCTGCTCCCGCATCTTTTCCCAGGAGGAAAACGAGCGTCGGCACAAACAGCCCCGCTGCGACGTTCATGTTTGGATCTCAGCTGTGCCCCGTTTAGGTTCTTGCGCGATCCGGCAACCCTTTGACTTGATTGTTTGGAGAACAATTTAGGTGGTATTTATAAGCCCCAAGCTCCATATTAGGACCCGGCCGAGGAAGGAAGGCGCTCTGAGTAACGAGCTGCCGGAGAGCTCGCTGCCCATCCACTTCACATCCACAGTTACGCACGGCTTTTACGGTCTTACGCAtaactgttttttccccctaaagACCCTTATATGTCCTCGTAGCCCCTCCCAACTCTCCCCCGGCCAGCGTGACTCTCCAGTATGGCAAgcagtttgtgtaaatatttgatattCTGTAGAAACTGTCAGCATTATGGCCTTCTTACCCACAACAAGGTTTGTGACTAAACCTTACTAGATAGATATTTGCTctcattatttcattattaaatattttaagcacCACAAGTCCCAAACTAGAAGGCTTCTTCACATACTATAGTCAATATGTTCTACTAGTGAGTTGTTGACCTAACATGTTAACTAGTCCACATATTTCACTCACCAACTTACAAGTATTTCTTAAAGTTGTGCGTTGGTGTGACCCATCAGTTCAGCTGAATGACTAGTCAACACTACAATGCATATTAAGTCAACTTTATTGCCTTTACAGGAGAAATTGCTCATCAGAACGTTAACTAGCAGTCAGTTCTGATGTTGGTTTCTTCACTAGTTGACCAGTTTTGCAAATCTGGCAAGAAGTTGGACTAAAATACTCAACATCCAGCTGATGTCAACATCAGCCATCATTGTTAGCCGAGCCGTTTGCTACTACTCTGCACTACTACAACATTTACTCACGCTAGTACAATGTTTTCCTGcactagcaaaaaaaaaaaaacaacaacaaaaagacttCCACATCTACTAGTCAGAGTAAAAATCTCgttagaaaaccaaaacatactTGAGCTGTGGCAGAAACGTCCATCTTAGTGGCGTTTTTGACACACTTGTCAATGACCAGACCCCACTGGTCAATGGTTCGGCTTTAAAAACCTTACATATTAACTAGCCATTACAGACTTGGCCCAAACAATTTCCAAGTGACCATTAAATGTCTGCACTTGTTGACTCTAGTTAACTACCATTCAAAACACTATTTTGACTGTAAGGCTAACGAGCTCGCTAAACGCTTTAATATGTCAACTAGTTGAATTTGCAGCTCACAGTGAACTAGTTCACACATTTAAGGGTTACTACTCAACAAGTACATCAGTTGTTTGGTATTGTTAACAATAAAAGCCCACTTGTTGAGACACTTGTGCCGCTAATGCAGCACTTTTGCTAGTTGGACGTTTAGCTGCTAGGCTAAAGTGCCAGCGGTCCGTGAAACGAGTTGCTGAGAAGAGTTTCTTTGTATTGAACCAGTTGGAGCAAAAGTGAAAGTATTCTAGTTTAGTCGTGACCAGAACGGAGGGGCTGATGCGGAGGTTATTGAATATTTCCTTAACTGCTTGCCATACCCCAATGAATCCGTTAATTTGTGTTTCAACCGCATTATTTCATTATGAGAAGTAAATACGATCTGTTGAATATATAGTGTAAAAAGCTGGAGTCactttatttcctttatatgtttatttcaaatataattgAATTGTTGAAAGTGCTGGTCGAATAATTAGTCGACTAGTTGAATTGGCGATCGAACctaatttgagtcatttttccCCCTAATCAAATTGAGAACTGTCTTCTTTTTTACGGTCCTGTAATGCGGGCTTGAAtcattttatctaaaaaaaactaaataaagttgtgtttttttaaactacaaaataaaacattgtctttagcttttttcattaaaccatgaaagaaaagagaaaatgaccAACAACGATCAACTGTGTCAGGTCTCTGTTGGTTTCATTTCcctgttttgtaaaaacatacttttcatctgctgcaggtttttactttatttatttattttttcatcttttgtcgTTTTGAAGAGACACATATATTCTTCTGTGAACTTTGCATCTTTattccctttttatttattgatttacaaACAACTttagtggtaaaaaaaaacaactcatacTGAAAATGTTGAGTTCAATAAATCATCTAAGAACAAGTCAGAAAATAAGCTTAAGGACGACcttgaaacaggaaaacatccatGGTGCCGAACGGGATGAGACTTTTTTCTATGGAAGTACAAATGACTAAttaaggtaaaataataataataataatcataagaATTactggggaatttttttttttgctgtcgtCCAAACGAACAATTAGACTATGAACTGGTCTGCTTTGGCATAATAACCtagaaaacaaatacacagtGAACCATAATTTTATACAAGAAGGCTTGTCGTACAGATGTTTACAGCTGTAATACATGTAATAGCAGCACAGTTTTTACATTCATATGAAGCTGACCGGTGAGAATCAGCCTGGTACAGTGAGGTTATGAGTAGCAGTGTACAAACCATGCTAACGCTAACGCTAAGTGGTTTAGTCAGTGACAGTCATTTCACAGTTCGTTCGTCAcacagtctttttttattttttttacacaattcaGGTCATTAAAAACCTGAAGTCCAGCTTTCATTTAACTGTTAACATAAATACCACTTTATATTTACGACTCGCCAGTCATCAGTCCGCCGGATTTCCACGCTGCGTTTCTCTCCCAATGGGAAGATCTGAGGTGTCAAAGGTCCATAAATCAggcagctcttttttttctctttctttttcagtcacATCCAGTCTCGATCTGGTTTTAGCTTTACATTAGATGTAACTTCGTCAGacaattaaagcagaataaactagagaaatgcagcaaatacgTGCACAGAATGTTGCATGTTCAGGAAATGTTGGAAACTGTATAGTACCTGACTAAACTGAtctaatttaagatttttttttgtaatgggACAGAATTAGTTTtagttctgtttaaaaaaaaaacaaatacagaaatcttaaagctgttttcatttctcacttaaattttgatttacattttttttaaacataatgtgGCCTCAGGATATTTTCCATCTCCAAGGACAAACCTGGAATCACCAATCAGCCCGACCAAAACACACCGATTTTCTCTAATTAATAATAGGCTGCAATTCTTAGCATTAAATGCTTCACAGCtcaaaaaataaccaaaaatcaTCATTTTGGTCCATAAACATATGATgtcttcttttacatttttataaaaaataaaaaaaatcggGTTTTGTGCCTTGGAGTTTTGTAACACAGTtgggttttatgttttgagAGAAAAATCGAAACATCGAACAAATCGGACATTGCATCGGTATGGGCATCTGATCGGCGCATCGCCCCTCAGACTCATTGCGAGTCGTTCTTAAACTGCTTATCGAACGATAATCTCTTGTAGGTCTCTGTTGAGACCTGCTGCAGGTAGAAAATATCGATGTCTGGGTGTTTTAAGGAGTTCAGGTTCAGCGACGCGCAGCGTCCCGACACGTGTTTCACCAGGCACCCCAGCAGCGCCGCGCACAGCACCAGGAACACGGCGATGCCCAGGACGCTGCCGGCCTTGATGTAAGACGGCACGGCGGCCGGTTGGAGGCTGACCGGCGTGCTGGCAAGATCAGGAGGCGACCCCGATgcgctctcctcctcctcctcctcttcctcccctcccTGCTGCAGACGAACACACTTGTCAGTCCCCTGTAGCCGGTAGCCTTTCCTGCACACACACCTGAACCCACCGGGCAGGTTCTCACACTCGTGGTCGCAGAGCGCCTGTGATTCGCACTCGTCGATGTCGTAGCAGGTGGCGGAGCCGTCGGAGCCCTCGAGGTCCACGATGTAGCCCTGCGGGCAGTAGCACTGCTGCATGTCCTTCTTCTCCGGCGCCGTATTGCTGCTGCAGATCGCAGGGCACTCCCTCTGGCTGCAGACCTGCTCGCACTCGGTGGGGTTTTTGGGGGACACCCGGTACCCCTCCTTGCACGCGCATTGGTACATCCCGCTGACCTTGACGCACTTCATGTGCTCGCACAACATGCAGATCGACGTGTTGACGCAGCCGCCGTCCTCCTCCACGAAGTCGTCCGCGCACCTGCACTCGTACTTCCCGTCCAGGTTGACGCACTGCTCGCCCTCGTTCGCGCAGAGATCCAGCGCCTCCGCGCACTCATCCACGTCCTCGCAGCGTCCGCCGTCCGCCGCCGGCTTGTAGCCCTCGGGGCAGCGCGGGGTCTCAGGCGGGGGTCTGGCAGCTGTGGGCTCCGTGCAGGAGAAGTTGTTGCGATGGAGAGAGCGCGCGACCGGACACGTGCAGGTGTTGGAGGTTTTGTTGCAGCTGTAATCGCAGCCGCCCTGGAAGACCTCGCAGGGCCACGGAGACTGCAACCACGTGGACGTGCACAGGTGCTTGGAGTCCGGGTACTGATCGCCGGGCCGTCCCACCAGGGCCAGGGTCCCCGGGGGAAACGTCTCAGACTCCAACACGTCAAAGCCCGTCAGTGTTCTGTACGTAACCGACGTGCCTCCGCCGCTCCGAACGGCTCCGCAGACCGAAGAGGATTCGTACAGACACAAGAATCCGTCCAGGGTGTTTCGGCACGGCTCTGGCCCCAGCGAGACTCCGGTCCCGCTCCCCGCGGAGACGGCGGTGCAGTTCGTACCACCGCGCAACCAGAACCTCCCCGTGAACGTTCTCACCAGACGCTCCAACGCGCCCATCTGCTCGTCAGAAACGGACCGGATCAACTGTCCGCTCGACTCTTCGCAGGCTTTCGCCGCAGCTTCAAAGTCCGCCGAGTGCTGGAAGCAGCAGAGACCCGCGGAGCAGCTGGCGCGCCGGGAGGCGGCAGCTTCCTGCAGGAGCAGCGCGCAGAAAATCAGAGCCGGAGTCGCGAGATTCATGTCGGCGGAGTGAGGGTGACTTCTAACTGTGACCTCCGGGTGTATCGAACGGCTCCAATCGATGATCCGAAGCCGAAACAGAGTTGCGCATTTATACATTCCTCTCGGTGTTTGTTTTCACGCTGGTCCAAGTCAGGAAGGAAGTTCCGTTCagcccagagagagagagagagagagagagagagagagagaggagtcGTGGTCAGATTGCTCAACCCCTATCCTGTCCTTATCTCGAAGGAAAGTTGGCCATCACgaccaccacacacacaaacacacacatacacacacacacacacacacacacacacacacacacacacacacacacacacacacacacacacacacacacacacacacacacacacacactcataggCGACACATTTTTTCGAGACCACATGAACGCGCACGGACATTTAATGAGATGACATATAATTAGACCAGAACCGTCCTCCAGCTGCGACCTGCGCCGAGACTAAAAGTTGAAGTCTCATGGGAGGAGAATCACCCAGAAATACCAGATTATTAGTTCTTCAGAATTTGGGAATTGTCCCACTCTGATTCCGATTAATAGGAAAACACGATCCAGACCTCGGAGGCTGAATCAGGTCAGTGTCTCTGAGCACCTGGAGGCTGAAGAAGACTTGAGTCTGGATCTGATCAGAAGGAGATGAAGTGAATAATAACTCAAAGCCCCATGTTTCTGAAAGTTCCCAATTATTCGCGTAGAGTatgaaaaataaccaaaaagcTTTGCGTGTCTACTCACTAAATGAAACGAGTTCTCAGTTGACATGTttataatttgacattttattgaatatttgaCCGGACAGATCAAATATgtctcaatttaaaaaaataaaaataaaaaattgaccCTAACatcaaactttatattttgtagttTGATGGAGACCGGagtgtattttttgtttgcaggCGTGTCTGTTGGTGTCACGTTGTCCAGGTTCCGAGCAAAGCAGCTTCATCTCATCTCAGCCTCCATGTTGGATTGTTGGAatcatgtttgaaatgttttggacGTTTTTACGCTCCACGAAACAGGACATGAGCCGCCtgcaatgttttaattttgtttttccagtccACAGAACATTTTCCCCAACAGTCTTTGGACTTGGTTTTTGACATTTGAACTCTTGTATGGATGCCATTGTTGCCCAGTGTCTTTGTTGTTGATTCATTtgtgccacttttttttttttttttctacagaaatgCATAAAGCTTAGGCACAGTTTCATGCTATTGCACATTGTTATCTGAACACTTTGTAATCCTTCGTGGTTGAAATGAGTTTGGCTGCAAACAATCTAGATGTCATTTATTAGACCAGATTTCTTTACTTTGAGACTATGAGTAAAACATAGATAAGCACTATACGTATCGGTTGTCAGAGTGGGTGACAATTGTTCCTCCCCTGTGAAATTGTTGTGTGGTCGGCGcaaaacagcttaaaaaaaatcgGGCACAAAACGGCTAAAGACTGAAATGACCAGCGACTGATGTTCTTTGTCCAAGGATGACCTCTGTTGGAAACTGGCTGTAAACAAGCCTGAGTTGCATTCCACTCTAATCCCCAAACACAGACGATAAAATTACTGATTTGGGTCCAACTCGCATTGACGCCTAATGATCCCAGcagctgtttttcagtaaaaaaataaaaataaatcttctaaatgttgtattttctgtctCTAACTGTTAGGTTAGAAACCGTATCTTGTCTCTAACCTAAGGGACTTGCTTGTCATTTTCCTATTTTGAACATTTgcggtttttgtcatttgataTCCAATATCTGTGTACAACCGTACCAGGGAGACATTAAGTTGCTGCTTTGACAACCAGCAACTTAAAGGGTCAGGACAGTTTTTTGCGTGAAGACGTTTTACAAAGTTATTATAAATGATAGGTCCCTATGGATGTGACATCGCGGAGAGCtggatgaaaatgtaaaaacctcTCCTGCGTGATGAAAGCTAACCAGCTAGTCAGATGGACACCGACTGTGTTGAACAGCAAAGGTAAAATGAAGTAACTCATCCTGAAAGTGTTCACATCTGTGGACTCCAATACTCTATCAGACATTAGCAGTCTACTACTTCACAAGAAACCACTGCTATCAATGGGGCTATTTTTGTTCTGCCAGTCAATGTTCCTGTCACTACGTGGAGttactttgactagaccttCGGTCTGCATCAGAACACGTCATCAGCTGATTTTTTGCGGTGACCGTGAGTCCGCCAGGATGCTTTTAAAACTATTCTGAGACGTGGAAATCGATGAAACGCATCGTCTTCAGTGCCGCTCCACAACTGACCGTCAGACGTCTACATATTGAACTCTTCACACTTCCTCTGAGTAACCGCTAAGGCAGCTAATTATGGCTTTGGAAGAATATGATGGCAGGCATTTATGATACCTGTATAATGATAGAAACATCCGTTAcaataaatgcagcaaaatcTAGTTCCAGGAGAGACCCTGACTCAGACGGACAAACATCCTAATATGCTCCTAGAATAGCTACTGAAGTAGGTACAACAGGCATATTTATAGTCTGTATAAATCAGTAATTACTCGTAAAGCATTCATCATATTAGTCTTTTTCCTAGGGTGGGGGGGAAGCGCTAAGGCTCCAAGGAGGAAGTTTGGAACCAGGAGTTTGAATAGATTTCCTTCACTCCTCCCCCA contains:
- the LOC106700080 gene encoding thrombomodulin-like, with product MYKCATLFRLRIIDWSRSIHPEVTVRSHPHSADMNLATPALIFCALLLQEAAASRRASCSAGLCCFQHSADFEAAAKACEESSGQLIRSVSDEQMGALERLVRTFTGRFWLRGGTNCTAVSAGSGTGVSLGPEPCRNTLDGFLCLYESSSVCGAVRSGGGTSVTYRTLTGFDVLESETFPPGTLALVGRPGDQYPDSKHLCTSTWLQSPWPCEVFQGGCDYSCNKTSNTCTCPVARSLHRNNFSCTEPTAARPPPETPRCPEGYKPAADGGRCEDVDECAEALDLCANEGEQCVNLDGKYECRCADDFVEEDGGCVNTSICMLCEHMKCVKVSGMYQCACKEGYRVSPKNPTECEQVCSQRECPAICSSNTAPEKKDMQQCYCPQGYIVDLEGSDGSATCYDIDECESQALCDHECENLPGGFRCVCRKGYRLQGTDKCVRLQQGGEEEEEEEESASGSPPDLASTPVSLQPAAVPSYIKAGSVLGIAVFLVLCAALLGCLVKHVSGRCASLNLNSLKHPDIDIFYLQQVSTETYKRLSFDKQFKNDSQ
- the LOC102232492 gene encoding thrombomodulin-like, translating into MNVAAGLFVPTLVFLLGKDAGAERNSGYCIGNSCFTLFRDPGTFSSAQRLCRDQNSHLMTVRTSVSSDVLSVLLGNLTGSFWIGLHRLSGCPDPSEELRGFQWVTKDAESDFVNWQPDPDDSCSAARCVSVNGEENFKWSQTPCDRPAAGFLCETVFTDPCTNLPHTAQQSVLYRTPYGFEVEDVRSATLPRGSIATLFPSKTKYICGTSTKWLQAPWSCEINEGGCEYKCIVDPSSSPVCYCPPGESVSPANGVSCQAEGPDDPCAALRCQQTCYEAGGRHQCGCESGYRLVGGACVDTDECKLAPCEHECANTPGSYVCSCFKGYRVDEKDPHKCRRHCGKPECPAECDPNYNLLCFCPDGYVSSERGGSVFCIDIDECESHYCEQKCRNTYGGYVCSCYPGFKLVSEYRCREVSDGDEETTDVDSSIFSSIPTSPTDPTERPSAVTAGGLVGIIVSTVFVVVLAVFAAHVLLLRRGRKEEGAASANGETEEDTRGPERPSDSGRDKVV